CAGATAAAAGCCAGGAGCAGTAAAGGGCAAGAAAGCATAAAGCATAGCAAGTTATGAAAATTCCATATAACCGTTCATAGATTACCatccatttatatgtatatgagtaatacaatacataaaaaataagtgtttctAGAATAGATCTTAATAGGGCATTCAATACCCATCATGATTTATAATTCATCACACTTAATGAGCAcctttaatcaaaataaatatggcTTCAGGATGTAATTCACAattcaataaacaaatagatgatagatagacagatagatagatagatagatagatagatagatagatagatagatagatagacagatagatagatagatgtaaaGAGTTATAGAGAGCGATAAAGAAATATGTCATTTGGATATTGAAATATGAAAACCAATCTtcatgtgaaggacctatacactgaaaactgtaagacattattacaagaaattaaagaagacacaaagaaatggaaaaatattctatgttcatgggttggaagaatcaacatagttaaaatggccttattacccaaagcaatatacagatttaatgcaatccccatcaaaatcccaatggcatttttttaagaaatagaaccaaaaaatcaccagattcatatggaatcacaaaagatcctgaatagccaaagcaaccctgagaaaaaagaacaaggcctgaggtatcacactccctgacttcaatttatactacaaaatgACAATACTCAAATGGtaatggcagaaaaatagacatacagaccaatagaagagaattgagaacccagaaataaatccacatatataggcagataatttttgacaaaggagccaaaaacatatggtggagaaaagaaagcctcttcaatggtactgggaaaattggaaagccatgtgcaaaagagtgaaactagactgctgtcaccatgtaccaaaattaactcaaagtggatcaaagacctgaaacaataaatagcatagaagaaagcagaggaacTATACTTGTaaaccttgggttcagagaggaatttatgaatttgacctcaaaggcaagggaactaaaagctaaaataaattaagggactatatcaaactaaaaagcttctgcacagcaaaagaaaccatcaacaaaacaaagaggcaaccaaccgaatgggagaaggcATTTGCGAacacctccaataaagggctaatatccaaaatatataaagaactcatacaactcaacaacgacaacaacagaaaaaaactaaaaaatgggcagaggacctgagcagacacttctcccaacaagacagacaaacggccaatagatacatgaaaaaatgcacaacttcactagctattagaaaaatgcaaatcaaaaccacaatgagatataaccgcatacctattagaatggctattatcaacaagaaaaGTAATAACAGGTGTCGGGAaggttgtgaagaaaaaggaccctcatacactgctgtaggaatgtaaattggtacagctgctatggaaaactaTGGAGActactgaaaaaattaagaatagaattacgatataatccagcaatccctaTTCCAATAATAAAGTAATCATTATTGGAAATATAAACTCAAGCCAAGACTGACTGAAGTttgcaaggtttttttttttccatctaaacATTATAAATGGCGATCAGGTGCCTAAGTCAGCACACAATATCCTATTCAACCCATACTGTACTTGCTCATAATATCAATGTATTTTAAGAGCTAATCACAGGTACCAGCAGGGGTGGGAAAGGCaaataaataggaagaaaaataagcataGCAACACATGGGTATTCTTACATGCAATTAACTTGTAAACCTGCTACACCTGAATATATGGATTCAGCTCTTTGGGTGCTTCATGCCACGGAAGTGGGGTCTCCTTCTTTCAGGATGTTCTTCCATGCCTTTCAGTGGGTAAAATGACTCACTCAAAAAACATGTGGGGGGAGAAAACATGTGGCTGAAGTTTGTGTGTGCATCAGTAAATGTGGCGGGAGCATGGGGGCGAGGGAGGGGGCAAGCACAGGAAATTGAGATAGGGCAGGGCTGTGTTGTAGCGGCACTACTGATCAGGCTGCAAACTGTGAGTTTTACCATGTAGGTAGGGGAAACATCAAAGGTGCTTAAGCTGGATGTGAGATGTTAAAGATGAAAACTCCTTCAAGGTATGTGAAGGGACAGTCAGTCAATGAGTGGTGCTAAACAATCTGCTCCTTTATTGGGATAATAAAACTTGAAGTCCAACCGCCACCTGCAGCTTCTCTGCATGTTGCCGCAGAATGAGTCTGCTACGTGGCCCCTTGGCCAAGAGCATCTTTAGGCCTGGTAAGTGTGCCTTGAGAGGCAACGTTCTTCAGTAGAACTGCTGTAACTTAGAAGATCTAactgaaagaagagagggaaagatcACTGAGGAGGCCACCATGGTCTTGGGAAGAGAGCAATTCCATAGCCGCCTTGGCCGAGGCCCATTACTCCCCCAACAGGTCTCCTCTTTCTAGTAGGGAGATGGGAATCTGTCTCCAGAACCCACAATTAACATTGACTTATCAGAAGACCAAAGAATAAACTCCTCCAATACAAACATCTACTCTTGGGTTTTGTTTGACAGAATTTCCTTTGGGGGTATGATAGATACTTTGAGCGGGATTGGTGAGTGATTAATGACTCATTGATTGCATCTCTGGCCATCTCTAAGAGACTTAGACCCAGTAAAAGACATTACACCCTTTACCACTGGGGAGAGGAAAGGCAGAAATGAAGGCACAAGGGTCACCAGAGAAGATAGAGAATGAGCAAGGGAATAACTAGCAGAGATTTTTCTTCTGGCACTGTTCTCCTCATAGACATAGCAAATGAATCCTCAAGGAGCAAAACACAAGTTCTACTTATAAATCCTTGATCCTACAGCACACAGATTCACTGATCTTCCTCCCAACCTAGTTTTATAACCTTCTCTCCCAGCTGGTTACTATAAACAAAACTACTTCTACTCTCAGGAAAACTTGCAAGAAACTGACTGAGGAACTTCAGTTGGGATCCACTTTCTTGCTTCAGGAAAGAAGGTAATGTACTgcttagaggagaaaaaaaaatactgaagtatAGCTGTAGAATCTCTAtttctggggtgggggaagtcTCCTACTAACACTGCAACAGTTTTACCCAAAACATTTAATATGTCAGATATTGACAAGGTGCTTCTACCTTATCaattcattatctcattcaaCAATCTTTATAACAGCCCTCTGGGGAAGGAATTACCATCTCCATTTGATATTTGAGAAAActacaagacaagaaataaatgcCTTGTAGAATTTCCCACAACAAGCAATATAAGTGCTGGAATTCAAATCCTGGGCTCTATTGAAATCCAGTACTACTTCTAGTATATCACAATTTCCTACCACTTACCAGGAATGGATAAGTATATTTCCTTTCAAGGGTTTTCAAGAAAGATTATACAGTGGGATAGACGGCTATCTAGCACTACCTGGATATCaggcatttcataaatattatttatttaaccctCAAAACACCCTCAGTAGACAGTATTCTTATTCTCTTCACcttacaggaaaggaaaccaaatCAGAGAGAGATTAGTAACTTGTCTACCatacacagctagaaagtggtggaagcaagattcaaacccagaggGTGGAGAGCTCTGGAAGCTATGCTCCTCCCTGGAGCAGCCTTTCCAAGTCAGATGGCAAAAGCTTCTGCTCATAGAGGAATTGTCTGGACTGGCTGCTGAGAGTTTAGTGTGGATACCAAGACTTTCACTCCACTATGGTTTCTGCGACCAGCTTACAGAAAAAGAGAGTAGCCATGAAAAATATCCAGAGAGTTAAAATAGTATCCATAAGTGGAAGTCAGAATGCACATACAGCGTCCAGACTTCTGGATACTAATTTTACAAGTTAAAAGGTAAAgcttctttgctttgttttgttaatcaTCTGTCCAAGCAATCTGAGTACATGGACACAGCCTTAAGCCCGCTGTGCTCCTATTCCCAGTGCAATGGCTCCAGCACCCTCTGCGGCCAGTTCAGGGGGACCTGGCCAACGTAGAGTGACCGGTAAACACAGCAGCTGCTTTCCGTGCTTGGGAGCTAACTGACAAATGATGAGGAACAAAACTGCTTAATGGAAATATCTCTACCTTTACCCATACTTAATTCTATTAGGTTTGgcataaagtatttttatacatttcctATTTGCCAGGACAGTCTTGTCAGGCTTATACTTGGAAAAACTATCCTAAAAAGAAACTGCCTTGAATCCTGTACTTtcatatataattaatacaatatcCAGCAAAGGTTTTTGTTCCAGGATTATATATCACTTCTAGATTTGTAAGTCTAGCTGTCCTGTGTAGTCTGGGTATTCCTAGCACAACAACAAACATCTCAGagataagaattaaaaattatgtaatacaACTCCAATTTTATacttaagaaactaaaatttagagatgttactattttaatatgGTCAGATTATGATGTTAACATTATCTTTCATGATATCTATCCAGGTGGCCTTATGTGCTATTTTTTCAGGTAGTTTTTTTCTAGCAAACTTAATAGTTTTACTCATAAAATTGACACATAATGGTATTAGAGAGAATGAATCAACAGGTTAGGTTGATTCAAATAATTTGAATCAactgtcaaataatttttaagtaatatcGAAAGTCCCACATTTTTCCTGCTCCAGAATCACAGGATCTAACAAGACAACTGCCTAAAAGCAGTTGCATTAGGTGATTGCTCATGGAGAACTTAGGAAATGCACTTACCCATTCATCCATATGTagatatacaaggtgtgatcacaaaatatggtgaatgtttaaattcttaaaaatttatgacaataaaaaacacattaccattaatTCCCCACAAAATACTTCCCccacttctaacacacttatcccattgttcttgccactttctgaagcagttctgaaagtcctctgtCGTgaatatctttagttgtgctgttgtggctgcctccgtgtcctaaattgattcaacacatttacctttcatggtcatttttgagtttggggaagagccagaagttgcatggtgacAGATCCGGTAAAtcaggtggataaggacacaccgtaatgtttttatttgacagaaattgccataccagaaatgatgtgtgacatggagcgttgtcatgatggaaaatgaagtaaagacacaaaagaggacttcacCACTGCTAAGGAAAGTGGCGAGGatgatgggataagagtgttcgaagcgagggggtgtattttgagggggattaatgataATGTGTCTCTTACagtaacaaatttttttaatttaagcattcattgtattattttatcacacctcatatattatAGAAACTCTTCTAAATACAAGGATCACATGTATCCTACTCACCTCTATGACACTGCTGTTTGACATAGCAATAACCCAAGCCTATTCTCAAAAGATGTTTGCCAAGAAGAGAGCTAATCCAGTACatttagtttaaaagaaaagaaaaagagaattatacAATGTAATGTCAGTTTACATTGCATTCTCCTGCCTGGGGTAAGCACGTGAGGGAGGGAtctattttgtttactgctatatccccagtagctaaaaaaaaatacctagcaaatagtaaacattcaataaatattaatttaataatgaacAAATCAACAAATATCAGTTTATTGTTTGGACAAAGCAAATCAAGTCCCTGTGCTACTCCAGGGATATTCAGTAATTATGGGCCTTTTCACAGCTCCCAGACCCATGAAAATCGCCAACAACTCCAGCACCATCACTGGCTTTATCCTCCTGGGCTTCCCTTACCCCAGGGAGAGGCAGGTCCTCCTCTTTGTGCTCTTCTCTGTTGTCTACCTCCTGACCCTCATGGGCAATGGTTCCATCATCTGTGCTGTGCGCTGGGATCAGAGACTCCATACCCCCATGTACATCCTGCTCTCCAACTTCTCCTTCCTGGAGATCTGCTATGTCACCTCCACTGTCCCCAACATGTTGGCCAACTTGCTCTCTGATACCAAGGTCATCTCCTTCTCTGGGTGCTTTCTCCAGTTCTACTTCTTCTTCTCCTTGGGTTCTACAGAATGcttttttttggctgttatgtCATTTGACCGATACCTTGCCATCTGCCGGCCTCTACATTACCCCACTCTTATGACTGGACATCTCTGCACCAATCTTGTCATCAGCTGCTGGGTACTTGGTTTCCTCTGGTTCCCAGTCCCTATCATCATCATTTCCCAGATGTCCTTCTGTGGATCTAGGACTATTGaccacttcctgtgtgacctAGGTCCCCTGCTAGCCCTCACCTGTTCTAGAGTCCCAATAATGGATTTGTATTGGACAATCATAATGTCTATGctcttatttattcctttcctctGCATCATGGTGTCCTATGCTCTGGTCCTAAGAGCTGTGCTGAGGGTCCCTTTAGCAGCAGGCCGTAAAAAGGCTTTCTCCACCTGTGGGTCCCATCTGGCTGTGGTTTCACTCTTCTATGGTTCCGTGATGGTCATGTATCTGAGCCCAACATCTGAGCATGAAGCTGGAATGCAGAAGCTTGTGACTCTGTTTTATTCTGTGGGAACCCCATTCATTAATCCTGTGATCTATAGTCTAAGGAACAAAGATATGAAACTTGCCCTGCAGAAGCTTCTGGGAATATAAAAATCAGAaccttcataaaaaaaaaaagaagaaggaggaggaggaggagaaaaagaactaTTATCTCTAAAGTTTTTGAGAATCGGAATCTAAAGGACAGTCCCCCACAATTCATGGGTTCCTTGGGGAATCTATGAAGCAGGCTGCCTTTTCAGaactattatatttatattctttattgttcatttattttttaaaaattttaatgaataactTTAATATTTCAGGTACAGAGCTATAAACTGAATCAGATAAAGTGGGTAAGTCACATTTAAGTCCCTCATGAAGATGAGAATgtaggataagaaaaaaattcaattgtgACAAGTACTATGTCCAAAAGAGTGTTAACCTAAGAAAAGCTTTAGGctgttataaagaataaaaaacatgtatttgagCAAAAGAGGGACTGCAATCctggagacacagattcaggtagcaactcAAATTGTGCtgtaaagagaacaaagaaaggcatGTTTTATAAAGGCAAAAAGCTACAAGTACTGTTTCCACTTAGGCCCTCTATTCAAATGAAGGATGCTGGTTAGGTTAACAGGGGTTGATTAGTTTTCTTATGCAAATAATGATGCATGTGGTGAAGCAACTTGGGCCCTTTCAAAGTGAAGAATGACCCCATGTAAGGAGAAGGTGAAGTTCAAGATGTGGTTACATAGTTGGCTTGAAAGTTCAAAAGTTTGTGAGCGGTATGTGTATAATGCAGACATCATTATGGCCTCTATTATGGTTCCCTTGACATAAATGACTTTGTCGTGGCAATTTCCAGTCCCAAGTTGAAGGAGAGAAGATTTAGTTAAACCAATAATAACAGGatttaaaaccacaaaattaTGATGGGGAACCTGATACCAGTAGAGAATATGAAAAATAGGTGGTATCATTCTACAGTTGATAGTCTCGAACTAACCATTAATACAGACATTCTAGGAAGAAGGTCTGTAAAATCCTGACTCGGAAGCTCACCAGCAATCAGCTTGGATGCAGAATGAGCTAATGTCTCCTGCACATTCTGTACTAGAAAATGGTTTTATATCTGAGACATCTCTGCCACTGAGCAGTAGTGGAAAATGTACATAGCAGAGCAATCTTTGTGGTTCTCAGAGTAGGGGCCCCGTTGTGCTCAACAGTGGAGAGTGTCAATCAAGCTGTGTCCTCAGAAGGTATATTATCTTCTTAAACTTCTTTTCTACTAAGAAAGCTTATTGCTGATAACCAATTAAGAGAAAGAATCAGAGATGTAGCAGatgaattcattatttctttacctgGAAAGTCTTCACACATGCTTCATCTTGCACAGTTACTAGTCCTCGTTGCCTTGCTCACAGCCTTGTGGCTCTGAAAGGAAGCACACAGGGTATATCTTTTCCATATTGCTTCTATTAAGTCTAGGTGGTTGATATGAAAGATGATTTTGGAATGAACTAAATTCAAATTCTCTTTTAGAGTATATACAGTGTGTACTCATATAATGACATCACAAGAGGACTATGCTTTTTTTGAACCATAAAAGGAGACAACACAAAATCTCAGTTATATTGGGGATCCCCTCTTATAGCTTAGGGATGATGCAACTACAGAATACCACTATTTGTGTTCCCAACTTCTCTTTTACTTAGCTTTCCCTTTTGCCACAGTAAAATGGTTTTGTTCAGCTTTATCTACCCACGGTGCCATTTTAATATTCTGcagcttatatttttaaattaagatttaaaatgcTTAAACATGACCACTCCTTATCAGTGTTAGAGTTAACAAAAGCTTAAATCAAACATCCTTTTGGAATAAATGCCTAGATTTCTATGTAATCATGCTTGGTAGGTAGAAGAGGAGAAGTAATAGAAGGTACAGTTGTGATGACTTAGGCCATCATACATCACAGATGTAAAGGAGCTCTACCGTATAGGTTCCTGCATACTTACTGGGAACTCTCTAGAATAACATTTCATTAGaataaaaagcacattttcaCCTTTTAATATCTCTAAAAGTTACATGCAGCTTATAATTGGTGATGTGTCATAGTTTCATTGGCAGAAAGGTTTGTCTTTCTTAGGGACGTATAAAATAGTGCTATGTGTTACAACTGATTGTGTTTTAGATCTGAAGAAATACTGCCagtgtgtttattattttgtgaggTTTTTTCTATGAGAATATTATGATGAGAAGGTAACATGTGTGAAATAATAtcacttgaaatttaaaactctaaaatgcatttcctaattttattattgaaaggTTATATTTAAACTTTGAagattgtttttaataatcatttcttACATACCTTAATTCTTCTAAGGCCGCATAATTGTTTAACCTATAAAACGTCAATAAACTATTTCACTAATGAATCCAAACTTGTAAtgcctattttctctttttttattttaaactttcttggATATATATGTGCCTTTTATATCTGTAGGCAGAGGAACACAGAAGTTGGAAGTCCTTCCATTCTCTGATACCAGTAGAGAATCATTTAATGTTAAACGAACAGCATTAATTTTAAGGTCTGCTTGGTGTTAGAGAATGCCAAAACTATAAATAATGTACTTTCAATTTACTGCTCATGAAAACACTTTGGAGAAAAAAACCTTGAACTAGACTTTTTTGAATGTTCCTATTCTTTAAAACAGCCTTtggagtaaatatatataaacaggtTCCAGCTAAAGAAACATGTCATGAAAGAAGGCATG
The nucleotide sequence above comes from Rhinolophus ferrumequinum isolate MPI-CBG mRhiFer1 chromosome 6, mRhiFer1_v1.p, whole genome shotgun sequence. Encoded proteins:
- the LOC117023780 gene encoding olfactory receptor 11G2-like, coding for MKIANNSSTITGFILLGFPYPRERQVLLFVLFSVVYLLTLMGNGSIICAVRWDQRLHTPMYILLSNFSFLEICYVTSTVPNMLANLLSDTKVISFSGCFLQFYFFFSLGSTECFFLAVMSFDRYLAICRPLHYPTLMTGHLCTNLVISCWVLGFLWFPVPIIIISQMSFCGSRTIDHFLCDLGPLLALTCSRVPIMDLYWTIIMSMLLFIPFLCIMVSYALVLRAVLRVPLAAGRKKAFSTCGSHLAVVSLFYGSVMVMYLSPTSEHEAGMQKLVTLFYSVGTPFINPVIYSLRNKDMKLALQKLLGI